A region of Ignavibacteriota bacterium DNA encodes the following proteins:
- a CDS encoding OmpA family protein has product MNRAFSLFAVLLLIVSSCQVYKGEKEAVLPDLAPPPGYNPQFIVDVRDVKNHEIKEPQVIISRVEAKNSDKVKMYVHFIDQSSFYMTGAATADWLKKWCKGTVITNGVEVPLEKMTVRESTIKDRKPMALSVVMDLSGSMGSDRAFACQDATIDLIKSMKNTDAMSIIKYDGKVSLEVPLTTSQSILLAGMKRNGLEGFGGMTAVSDATMLAIEEVAKADNAMQRVVMVFTDGHDNSSKFPVNDVIKKAIENNVIVCAVDFGYGINKGFMEQFSNGTGGIYHHIYQKDEFKLAFDDLYKRFEYFYVVEFEQPDFGDHKIVLSLCLENKVISDTVSINNLPDIGFINLLAVYFDSDKSTIKGESAKAIKKVASMMKLYPGMAIELRGHTDSSNRTGDPNHNMKLSQSRADAVKQALIKEGISENRVTSKGFGETEPIADNDTNEGKAKNRRTEFVILRK; this is encoded by the coding sequence ATGAATAGAGCATTTTCTCTTTTCGCAGTTTTATTATTAATAGTTTCATCTTGCCAGGTATATAAAGGTGAAAAAGAAGCTGTTTTGCCTGATTTGGCACCGCCTCCCGGCTACAATCCACAATTTATTGTAGATGTCAGGGATGTTAAGAACCATGAAATAAAGGAACCGCAAGTAATCATATCACGTGTTGAAGCTAAGAATTCCGACAAAGTGAAAATGTATGTACATTTTATTGACCAGTCAAGTTTTTATATGACCGGAGCTGCAACAGCCGACTGGTTAAAGAAATGGTGTAAAGGAACAGTTATTACTAACGGAGTTGAAGTTCCACTTGAAAAAATGACTGTCCGCGAGAGCACTATAAAAGACCGCAAACCAATGGCACTGTCTGTAGTTATGGACCTTAGCGGTTCGATGGGAAGCGACAGAGCTTTTGCTTGTCAGGATGCAACGATAGATTTAATCAAATCTATGAAGAATACAGACGCTATGTCAATTATCAAATATGACGGCAAAGTTTCTCTGGAGGTTCCTCTGACCACATCCCAATCAATTCTTCTTGCCGGTATGAAACGAAATGGTCTTGAAGGTTTCGGTGGCATGACAGCGGTTTCAGATGCTACTATGCTGGCAATTGAAGAAGTTGCAAAAGCTGATAATGCGATGCAAAGAGTTGTTATGGTATTTACTGATGGACATGATAATTCGTCAAAATTTCCTGTGAATGATGTAATTAAAAAAGCAATTGAAAATAATGTTATTGTTTGCGCTGTGGATTTTGGGTATGGAATAAACAAAGGCTTTATGGAACAATTTTCGAATGGAACCGGAGGAATTTATCATCACATATATCAAAAAGATGAGTTCAAACTTGCTTTTGATGATTTATACAAAAGATTCGAATATTTCTACGTTGTTGAATTTGAACAACCTGATTTTGGCGACCACAAGATTGTTTTGTCATTATGTCTTGAGAATAAAGTTATTTCTGACACTGTATCTATCAACAACCTGCCTGATATTGGTTTCATCAATCTTCTTGCTGTATATTTCGACAGTGATAAATCCACAATAAAGGGCGAGTCAGCTAAGGCAATTAAAAAAGTAGCTTCTATGATGAAACTTTATCCCGGAATGGCGATTGAGCTGAGGGGACACACTGATTCAAGTAATCGTACCGGTGACCCTAATCACAATATGAAGCTATCGCAATCAAGAGCTGATGCTGTAAAACAAGCTCTTATCAAAGAAGGTATTTCAGAAAACAGAGTTACATCTAAAGGATTTGGTGAAACAGAACCGATTGCCGATAATGATACGAATGAAGGTAAAGCAAAAAATCGCCGTACAGAGTTTGTAATACTAAGAAAATAA
- a CDS encoding T9SS type A sorting domain-containing protein, translated as MNRIFLFVIAFFAVTLVAYSQPTSVRLINPAGGEVYRPGVSIDLVWDTTGTLGARWTFQFATSADGPWTNLPAASNILDSAARRGRYAGGFRTPAVATTSGYVRMILVNPDGTLNEAVQDRNDNPFTIEQPQVTAPDSVLKDPIQGKVFLSRTKIYGLDGYVYVDDGGELHIQRGTIIIGDTVGQNSAICVNRGGKLFARGTKEDPIVMTSSAAPGQRRGGDWGGLLICGKASTNHPGGEAQLEGGIADAAGVRGWFGGKDNPDDNDNSGHYEYLRIEFAGIAAAPNQELNSLTMGGVGRGTFFSHIHVSYANDDAYEWFGGTADAKYLIATGTLDDDLDCDNGFSGRIQFALTQRHKDRADVSTSQTWETDNNSSGNYNLPLTSPVFSNVTAIGPLQDTSWTASATGAAPNTYHTRFGAAAQIRRNARTSIFNSVIAGWPRGIEILSAQGQLAASRDSLLFRNNSMFGIKGQTLRLDGTTPGIPANWLETAAYNNYADVSTPNNAALSNPFYVGNAFNAVPLSNANYLNNASFTNGNDVVKIDDPFFDRVPYRGAFSPVIAERWDLPWAEYDPINKLYERKSPASVETGHQWILDVNIYPNPANNVSSIIYQLPQDEVVTIKMFNTTGTLVNTIAQGLSQNQGFYEFSIDVRDLANGTYFVQIQTMNGVVTKQLNVIR; from the coding sequence ATGAATCGTATTTTTCTCTTTGTAATAGCATTTTTTGCTGTAACGCTTGTGGCTTATTCACAGCCAACTTCTGTAAGACTGATAAACCCTGCCGGCGGTGAAGTATATCGCCCTGGTGTTTCTATTGACTTGGTATGGGATACTACCGGAACTTTAGGTGCCCGCTGGACATTCCAGTTTGCTACATCTGCAGATGGTCCTTGGACTAATCTTCCGGCTGCTTCAAATATTCTTGACTCAGCGGCTCGTCGTGGCCGATATGCAGGTGGCTTCCGTACTCCGGCTGTTGCTACAACTTCCGGTTATGTCAGAATGATACTTGTCAATCCTGACGGCACTCTCAATGAAGCAGTTCAGGATAGAAACGACAATCCGTTTACAATCGAACAGCCACAGGTAACAGCTCCTGACTCAGTTTTGAAAGACCCTATTCAGGGTAAAGTATTTCTTTCAAGAACTAAAATTTATGGTCTTGACGGTTATGTATATGTTGATGATGGTGGTGAATTACACATTCAACGCGGTACAATAATAATTGGTGATACAGTAGGACAGAACTCAGCAATCTGTGTTAATCGTGGTGGTAAATTATTCGCAAGAGGTACAAAAGAAGACCCAATCGTTATGACAAGTTCTGCAGCTCCCGGACAAAGACGTGGTGGAGACTGGGGTGGCTTGCTTATTTGCGGTAAAGCATCAACAAATCATCCGGGCGGTGAAGCTCAGTTAGAAGGTGGTATTGCCGATGCAGCAGGTGTGCGTGGCTGGTTCGGTGGAAAAGATAATCCTGATGACAACGATAATAGTGGACATTATGAATATTTAAGAATTGAATTTGCAGGTATTGCCGCCGCTCCTAATCAGGAATTAAACTCTTTGACAATGGGCGGCGTTGGACGTGGTACTTTCTTTAGTCATATCCACGTAAGCTATGCAAATGACGATGCTTACGAATGGTTCGGTGGTACTGCTGATGCTAAATACCTTATTGCAACAGGTACTCTTGATGATGACTTGGATTGCGACAATGGTTTCAGTGGAAGAATTCAGTTTGCATTGACGCAAAGGCATAAAGACCGTGCAGACGTATCAACATCACAAACTTGGGAAACTGATAATAACTCATCAGGAAATTATAATTTGCCTCTTACATCTCCTGTATTCTCGAATGTAACGGCAATTGGTCCATTGCAAGATACAAGCTGGACTGCTTCTGCTACAGGCGCCGCTCCAAATACTTATCATACAAGATTTGGTGCTGCAGCTCAGATTCGTCGTAATGCGCGTACTTCTATATTTAATTCAGTAATTGCCGGTTGGCCCCGCGGTATTGAAATTTTATCAGCACAAGGTCAGCTTGCTGCTTCACGCGATTCATTATTGTTCAGAAATAACAGTATGTTCGGTATAAAAGGACAAACTTTAAGACTTGACGGAACAACTCCGGGTATTCCTGCAAACTGGCTTGAAACTGCTGCTTATAACAACTATGCTGATGTTTCAACACCAAATAATGCAGCTCTTTCAAATCCTTTTTATGTTGGCAATGCATTCAATGCAGTACCTCTATCAAATGCAAATTACCTGAATAATGCATCATTCACAAATGGTAATGATGTTGTGAAAATTGACGACCCATTTTTCGACAGAGTTCCTTACCGTGGTGCTTTCAGTCCTGTTATTGCTGAGCGTTGGGACTTACCATGGGCTGAATACGACCCAATCAACAAACTATATGAAAGAAAATCACCTGCTTCAGTGGAAACAGGACATCAGTGGATTCTTGATGTAAATATCTATCCCAATCCTGCCAACAATGTTTCATCTATCATCTATCAGTTACCACAAGATGAAGTTGTTACTATTAAAATGTTCAACACAACTGGCACTTTAGTAAATACAATTGCACAGGGGCTTTCACAAAATCAGGGATTCTATGAATTCTCAATTGATGTTCGTGACCTTGCAAATGGTACTTATTTTGTTCAGATTCAAACAATGAATGGTGTTGTAACAAAACAACTTAATGTTATCAGATAA
- a CDS encoding TonB-dependent receptor codes for MKSKVYALGLLLMLVLFSTSFSQSNGEITGQIIDEETGEPLRRATVTVIGTKLGGFSDVKGDFKIKNLPEGKYNIKISFVGYLPRELADVIVVQGKATSIGKIVLGLEKKTTEEVYVEARRINDNESAILAVRKNAAQVSDGISQQEMSRLPDSDAGQSLKRVSGVTLVDNKFVFVRGSSERYSNTTLNGASLSSTEPDKKAFAFDMFPSEFLQNVNIAKSFTPDLPGNFAGGLVQLNTVDFPDGHSFKVSYSNSYNTNTTLKGNKFLQTAGGATDWLGWDDGTRALPSSVPSTRRELDALRTAALNPADQTGARDRYEGMLQSFNNNIWQQNPSTVGALSNSSIGLNYSDLFTLFGNEFGILSSVNWGQTFGINDIQRNALMADGSTFFRSNGTQATRSVSMGGLVNMAYKFGTSSSISFRNVYNRSADDETVSLHGQDSAYQFIDYRNFSTQYVEKEIFSTQLGGEHALSFGNMLIEWNTGYSYANRYEPDFRKVRYDRQLYDLEFDPNTPYFIQLLQTEQGDGGRVGRFFSDMIDNTFSGKIDFTLPLTSSIKLKFGTLAEFKDRDFGARSLTVIPPPTGQWLNPDIEALMNDYENPQLLFASENFRVEDGLRIGEETKLSDSYKADEELVAGYLMLDVPFELGSESLRFIGGVRYEDSRQIMNTFDVNDELVNTVNHFQDFLPSLNLMWRLNDKSNIRASATQTLSRPSLRELAPFAFYDFVNTILVFGNPNLQRTLIQNYDLRYEIFPNPGEVISVSAFYKNFENAIEETIQPLQSELGKSFANAEGSAINYGVELELRKSFSFISNALRHFALNVNLSLINSEITVKQGNAVDTRSMWGQSPYSLNLGIFYLNPETQTSINLAYNTYGRRIMQVALVGMYDFEDPHIYEMPRDIIDLSISQPVFNNKMDLKLIVRDLLNQHLIWEQGGRTFASNLRGTTIGLSLGYRLN; via the coding sequence GTTATCTCCCCAGAGAACTTGCAGATGTTATTGTAGTACAAGGCAAAGCGACTTCAATTGGGAAAATAGTTTTAGGTCTTGAAAAGAAAACAACAGAAGAAGTTTATGTAGAAGCAAGACGAATTAATGATAATGAATCTGCAATATTAGCTGTACGCAAAAATGCAGCTCAGGTGAGTGATGGTATAAGTCAACAGGAAATGTCACGTCTCCCCGACTCAGATGCCGGACAGTCTCTAAAGAGAGTATCCGGTGTAACACTTGTAGATAACAAGTTTGTGTTTGTGCGAGGTTCGAGCGAACGTTACAGCAATACAACGCTTAACGGTGCTTCACTAAGCTCAACAGAGCCGGATAAGAAAGCTTTTGCTTTCGATATGTTTCCGTCGGAATTCCTTCAGAATGTGAATATTGCTAAATCATTCACCCCAGACCTTCCGGGTAACTTTGCAGGGGGATTGGTTCAGTTAAATACTGTGGATTTCCCTGATGGTCATTCCTTTAAGGTCTCTTATTCAAATTCTTACAACACCAATACAACGTTGAAAGGAAATAAGTTTCTCCAAACTGCAGGCGGTGCAACTGACTGGCTCGGTTGGGATGACGGAACAAGAGCACTTCCATCTTCTGTACCATCTACTCGCCGTGAGCTGGATGCTCTCAGAACTGCCGCTTTGAATCCTGCTGACCAAACAGGTGCAAGAGACAGATATGAAGGTATGCTTCAATCTTTCAATAATAATATCTGGCAGCAAAATCCCTCAACTGTCGGAGCACTTTCAAATTCAAGCATTGGATTAAACTATTCTGATCTATTTACATTATTTGGAAATGAATTTGGAATTTTAAGTTCTGTTAACTGGGGACAAACCTTTGGTATTAATGATATACAAAGAAACGCTTTAATGGCTGACGGAAGTACATTCTTTCGCTCAAATGGAACTCAGGCAACACGCTCGGTAAGTATGGGCGGATTGGTTAATATGGCTTATAAATTTGGTACATCATCATCAATAAGTTTCAGAAATGTTTATAATCGCTCTGCTGATGACGAGACAGTATCACTTCACGGTCAGGACAGTGCTTATCAGTTTATTGATTACAGAAACTTTTCAACTCAGTATGTTGAGAAAGAGATCTTTTCTACTCAGCTTGGTGGAGAGCACGCACTAAGTTTCGGAAATATGCTTATCGAATGGAATACAGGCTATTCATACGCAAACCGCTACGAACCGGATTTCAGAAAAGTACGTTATGACAGACAGCTTTATGATTTAGAATTTGACCCCAATACACCATACTTCATTCAGCTACTTCAAACTGAGCAAGGTGATGGAGGAAGAGTTGGAAGATTTTTCTCAGATATGATTGATAATACATTTTCAGGTAAAATTGACTTCACATTACCACTTACGAGTTCAATTAAATTAAAATTTGGAACTTTGGCAGAATTTAAAGACAGAGATTTCGGAGCACGCTCACTTACTGTAATTCCTCCACCAACGGGTCAATGGTTGAATCCAGATATTGAAGCATTGATGAATGATTATGAAAATCCACAATTGCTATTTGCAAGTGAAAATTTCAGAGTGGAAGACGGTTTAAGAATTGGTGAAGAAACCAAACTTAGCGACTCATACAAAGCAGATGAAGAGCTTGTTGCCGGGTATTTAATGCTTGACGTTCCCTTTGAATTAGGAAGCGAAAGTTTAAGATTCATTGGTGGTGTACGCTATGAAGACAGCCGCCAAATTATGAATACTTTTGATGTTAATGATGAACTTGTTAATACAGTTAATCATTTTCAGGATTTCTTGCCTTCACTTAACTTGATGTGGAGATTAAATGATAAAAGCAATATCAGAGCTTCTGCTACTCAAACTCTTTCAAGACCATCATTAAGAGAATTGGCACCATTTGCATTCTATGATTTCGTTAATACAATTTTGGTATTTGGTAATCCAAATCTCCAAAGAACATTAATTCAAAATTACGACTTAAGATATGAAATATTCCCTAACCCTGGTGAAGTAATTTCTGTAAGTGCATTTTACAAAAATTTTGAAAATGCTATCGAAGAAACTATTCAACCACTTCAAAGTGAATTAGGTAAATCTTTTGCAAATGCTGAAGGTAGTGCGATAAATTATGGAGTTGAACTTGAGTTAAGAAAAAGTTTTAGTTTTATAAGTAATGCTTTAAGACATTTTGCATTAAACGTAAACCTTTCTTTGATTAATTCTGAAATTACAGTAAAGCAAGGTAACGCAGTTGATACAAGATCTATGTGGGGACAATCACCTTATTCTTTAAATCTTGGAATATTCTATCTTAACCCAGAAACACAAACATCTATTAACCTTGCATACAATACTTATGGCAGAAGAATTATGCAGGTTGCTTTAGTTGGAATGTATGATTTTGAAGACCCACATATTTATGAAATGCCAAGAGATATTATTGACTTATCAATATCCCAACCGGTTTTCAATAATAAAATGGATTTGAAACTAATTGTTCGCGACCTTCTTAATCAGCATTTAATCTGGGAACAGGGTGGTAGAACATTTGCATCAAACTTACGCGGTACTACTATAGGCTTGAGCCTTGGATACCGCCTGAATTAA